One window of Biomphalaria glabrata chromosome 6, xgBioGlab47.1, whole genome shotgun sequence genomic DNA carries:
- the LOC106073413 gene encoding zinc finger protein 99-like isoform X3 yields the protein MDDIEQDFTSDLKNVIKIEMLESSFDPETQTSEDQILPKSMMTDTEQDFTNDLKNVMKIEKLESSLHSETLEVTSTGHTSEEFVAERQKQMVNWNEKINLMQEMHVRNTHNKDGYAENSRVDAHNCSSINRNQHVAHAEKKFDQIQISIETFSTSSKICNDKIYSCKKLFKCKICQKEFTHSSSLKKHENIHTGKKPFKCKICQKEFTRPYILKSHEIIHTGKKPFKCKICPKEFYLSSKLKYHEIIHTGKKRFKCEICQKEFTYSSSFKRHEVKHTGKKLFKCKICQKEFTQLSNLKSHEIIHTGKKPFKCKICQKEFTRSYTLKYHEIIHTSKVLLKCKICQKEFTQPSSLKYHEIIHTGLKPFKCKICQKEFTWPFSLKMHEAIHTGIKPFKCKICQKEFYQPSSLKSHEIIHTGIKPFKCKICQKEFYLSSKLKSHEIIHTSKRPFKCKICQKEFYQSFRLKSHEIIHTGKKPFKCKICQKEFYQSFNLKSHEIIHTGKRPFKCKICQKEFTHSSSLKKHEILHTGKKPFKCKICQKEFYLSSKLKSHEIIHTGKKPFKCEICQKEYYLSSSLKTHEIIHTGIKPFKCKICQKEFYLSSKLKYHEIIHTGKRPFKCKICQKEFYQSFRLKSHEIIHTGKKPFKCEICQKEFYQSFNLKSHEIIHTGIKPFKCKICQKEFYLSSKLKSHEIICQKEFYSLM from the exons ATGGATGACATAGAACAAGACTTTACCAGCGAtctaaaaaatgtcataaaaattGAGATGTTAGAATCATCTTTCGACCCAGAGACACAg ACATCTGAAGACCAAATTCTTCCAAAATCCATGATGACAGACACAGAGCAAGACTTCACCAATGATCTCAAAAATGTCATGAAAATAGAAAAGTTAGAATCTTCTCTACATTCAGAGACACTGGAAGTTACCTCCACTGGTCATACTTCTGAAGAATTTGTAGCTGAAAGACAg aaACAAATGGTGAATTGgaatgaaaaaattaatttaatgcaAGAGATGCATGTGAGAAACACtcataacaaagatggctatgCAGAGAATTCAAGAGTTGACGCACACAACTGTTCTAGCATCAATAGAAACCAGCATGTAGCGcatgcagaaaaaaaatttgaccaAATTCAAATAAGTATAGAAACTTTCTCTACTTCATCAAAAATATGTAATGATAAGATTTATTcatgtaaaaaattatttaaatgcaaaatttgtcagaaagaattCACTCATtcatctagtttaaaaaaacatgaaaatatacATACTggtaaaaagccatttaaatgcaaaatttgtcagaaagaattcactcggccatatattttaaaatcccaTGAAATTATACATACTggtaaaaagccatttaaatgcaaaatttgtCCGAAAGAATTCTATCTGTcatctaaattaaaatatcatgaaattaTACATACTGGTAAAAAGCGATTTAAATGCGaaatttgtcagaaagaattTACTTATTCATCTAGTTTCAAAAGGCATGAGGTGAAACATACTggtaaaaagctatttaaatgcaaaatttgtcagaaagaattCACTCAGCTATCTAATTTAAAAAGCCATGAAATTATACATACTggtaaaaagccatttaaatgcaaaatttgtcagaaagaattCACTCGGTCATATACTTTGAAATACCATGAAATTATACATACTAGTAAAGTACtattaaaatgcaaaatttgtcaaaaagaatTCACTCAGCCATCTAGTTTAAAATACCATGAAATTATACATACTGGtttaaagccatttaaatgcaaaatttgtcagaaagaattCACTTGGccatttagtttaaaaatgcATGAAGCTATACATACTGGtataaagccatttaaatgcaaaatttgtcagaaagaattCTATCAGCCATCTAGTTTAAAAAGCCATGAAATTATACACACTGGtataaagccatttaaatgcaaaatttgtcagaaagaattCTATCTGTCATCTAaattaaaatctcatgaaattataCATACTAGTAAAAGGccatttaaatgcaaaatttgtcagaaagaattCTATCAATCATTTAGATTAAAATCCCATGAAATAATACATACTggtaaaaagccatttaaatgcaaaatttgtcagaaagaattctatcagtcatttaatttaaaatcccaTGAAATTATACACACTGGTAAAAGgccatttaaatgtaaaatttgtcagaaagaattCACTCATtcatctagtttaaaaaaacatgaaattttaCATACTggtaaaaagccatttaaatgcaaaatttgtcagaaagaattCTATTTGTCATCTAAATTAAAATCCCATGAAATTATACATACTggtaaaaagccatttaaatgcgaaatttgtcagaaagaatACTATCTGTCATCTAGTTTAAAAACCCATGAAATTATACATACTGGtataaagccatttaaatgcaaaatttgtcagaaagaattCTATCTGTcatctaaattaaaatatcatgaaattaTACATACTGGTAAAAGGccatttaaatgcaaaatttgtcagaaagaattCTATCAATCATTTAGATTAAAATCCCATGAAATTATACATACTggtaaaaagccatttaaatgtgaaatttgtcagaaagaattctatcagtcatttaatttaaaatcccaTGAAATTATACATACTGGtataaagccatttaaatgcaaaatttgtcagaaagaattCTATCTGTCATCTAAATTAAAATCCCATGAAATTATTTGTCAGAAAGAATTTTACTCACtcatgtag
- the LOC129926911 gene encoding uncharacterized protein LOC129926911, translated as MHRLASYRKVPKEYHFQFYFLKLSEAGFYYIGERLRVRCEGCHREISLEDMNHDEHVLDPRDAKFHNSACEFVKHADVEMADSLNPNSSKKVNETETNGRALHNLGNGLSHSNELEVRVLQSKEYKHKQFKGIYIFDDSLDIDHEIEKHNGQNGIQCDKNPGHYGYFSVNVLKQEHLPGLARKPYVLKLLQLFSLLTVRVMVKLKNASGFCHQFGTGFVSLDMCDNQTSPYESNGMADSNGFNEVYITTSRNLVQSGQDPGNVTVDFCYDDQVQGQTRSITVASVLTFEHNRDHKVILVCPISDTAFLQSIYQTRRQILELVGNIPESVIDFLSKKVFLIHHPHGRDKVVCHGDFVQVKHKLVTDDMTGTLTLQKISGNERVKADDMKDIMKMLMYTADTCHGSTGAPVITFTSRTSNSQRDLDIWIHNGQHKAYGLSCSNVKACELNDFEMVEPTEDKVTFDSEASCKHHEEYSLEKSSQTPPQPSYPAFITKQKRLDSFVNWGHQHICEPEYLAKIGFFYAGYSDCVRCFQCGLGLRSWRPGDNVLEEHKKLRGTCPYLIKLLDNGAS; from the exons ATGCATCGCTTAGCTTCGTATCGCAAAGTTCCCAAGGAATATCATTTCCAATTTTACTTTCTAAAACTTTCCGAGGCTGGATTCTACTATATCGGTGAAAGGTTAAGGGTCAGGTGTGAAGGTTGTCACAGAGAAATTTCTCTGGAGGACATGAATCACGACGAGCATGTGCTGGACCCAAGAGATGCCAAGTTCCACAACTCTGCGTGCGAGTTTGTCAAACACGCAGACGTGGAAATGGCAGACTCCTTGAATCCCAACTCTTCCAAGAAAGTGAATGAAACAGAAACTAATGGCAGAGCTCTGCACAATTTGGGCAACGGCCTCTCACACTCCAATGAGTTAGAAGTTAGAGTGTTACAGTCTAAGGAATATAAGCACAAGCAGTTTAAAGGAATTTATATCTTTG ATGATTCCTTAGATATCGACCACGAAATTGAGAAACATAATGGACAAAATGGCATTCAGTGTGACAAAAATCCTGGACACTATGGCTATTTTTCAGTGAATGTTTTGAAACAAGAGCATCTCCCTGGACTTGCCAGAAAGCCTTATGTTCTGaaacttttacaattattttcatTACTCACAGTACGAGTTATGGTGAAACTGAAAAACGCATCAGGTTTTTGCCATCAATTTGGGACTGGCTTTGTATCGCTAGATATGTGTGACAATCAAACCAGTCCTTATGAGAGTAACGGAATGGCCGATTCAAACGGATTTAATGAAGTATATATAACGACAAGCAGAAATTTGGTTCAAAGCGGCCAAGACCCTGGCAATGTTACTGTCGACTTCTGCTATGATGACCAAGTACAAGGTCAAACCAGATCCATTACAGTAGCGTCAGTTCTTACATTTGAACATAACAGAGATCATAAGGTCATATTAGTGTGTCCGATATCAGATACAGCATTCCTTCAGTCGATATATCAAACCAGGCGTCAAATTCTAGAGCTCGTGGGCAATATTCCAGAGAGCGTTATAGATTTCCTGAGCAAAAAGGTTTTCCTGATACACCATCCTCACGGCAGAGACAAAGTTGTATGTCATGGTGACTTTGTACAAGTCAAACACAAACTTGTAACAGACGACATGACCGGGACTCTGACACTTCAGAAAATTTCAGGAAATGAGCgag TGAAGGCAGATGATATGAAAGACATAATGAAGATGCTAATGTACACAGCTGACACATGCCATGGCAGTACTGGGGCGCCTGTCATCACATTTACAAGTAGGACAAGTAACAGTCAACGTGACCTCGACATCTGGATACATAATGGTCAACACAAGGCATACGGTTTAAGTTGTTCTAACGTAAAAG CTTGTGAATTAAATGATTTCGAGATGGTAGAACCGACAGAGGACAAAGTTACGTTTGATTCTGAAGCCTCTTGCAAGCACCATGAAGAATATTCCTTAGAGAAAAGTTCTCAGACACCGCCTCAACCTTCCTACCCAGCATTCATTACCAAACAAAAACGTCTGGACAGCTTTGTGAACTGGGGACATCAGCATATTTGTGAGCCTGAATATCTTGCCAAAATTGGATTCTTTTACGCAG GCTACTCCGACTGTGTCCGATGTTTCCAATGTGGTCTGGGACTTCGCTCATGGAGGCCAGGAGACAATGTTCTCGAGGAGCACAAGAAACTCAGAGGGACGTGCCCGTATCTTATTAAACTCTTGGATAATGGTGCAAGCTGA